In the genome of Labeo rohita strain BAU-BD-2019 chromosome 24, IGBB_LRoh.1.0, whole genome shotgun sequence, one region contains:
- the LOC127155827 gene encoding gap junction delta-4 protein encodes MAKQTASEMIFITLNRNITLIGKAWLVLVVFLRILVLLFAGYPLYQDEQERFVCNTIQPGCANVCYDMFAPLSLFRFWLVQLTTLCLPYVMFIIYVIHKVSSSLPADSGTSESIKADSIYKIHQESFRKASLCKTVVKAENGRLQYFTGAYIFHLLLRILVEAGFGAAHYYLFGFHIPKRFMCQQPPCTTMVDCYISRPTEKTIMLNFMLGAAALSLLLNVCDLICAVKRSVRQKSKGKMLVEKMYAEEQYYLSGNGNQGVDASMPPTQDVMAPGVFCKRGIRNSSGDEAASILLDDDPPPPSTLGGMPTIAGMPGSNNNDDSSSYQPTQEDGMIREGSEVALYPSEALGTPRSIRVSKRGRLKPPPPPRRDKLAAQGAIDVSGATAVCTRRLGQYTLVEMTTGEDVPTCNGDGHEKRSEWV; translated from the exons ATGGCTAAACAGACTGCATCTGAAATGATCTTCATAACATTGAACCGCAACATCACCCTCATAG GGAAAGCATGGCTCGTCCTGGTGGTATTCCTAAGGATCCTGGTCTTGCTGTTTGCTGGTTATCCCCTCTACCAGGATGAGCAGGAACGATTTGTGTGTAACACCATTCAGCCTGGTTGTGCCAACGTGTGCTACGACATGTTTGCCCCTCTTTCCCTCTTCCGATTCTGGCTGGTGCAGCTCACCACACTGTGCCTTCCCTATGTGATGTTCATCATCTATGTGATCCACAAAGTGAGTTCCAGTCTTCCTGCAGATAGCGGAACTTCCGAGTCCATAAAAGCAGACTCCATCTATAAGATCCATCAAGAATCGTTCAGGAAAGCATCTCTTTGTAAGACCGTTGTGAAGGCTGAGAATGGGCGGTTGCAGTACTTCACAGGAGCCTACATATTCCATCTCTTGCTTCGGATACTTGTAGAAGCTGGATTTGGAGCTGCACATTACTACTTGTTTGGCTTCCACATCCCCAAACGCTTCATGTGTCAGCAGCCACCTTGCACAACAATGGTGGACTGCTACATCTCTAGACCCACTGAGAAAACCATCATGCTGAACTTCATGTTGGGGGCAGCCGCTTTGTCCTTGCTGCTGAACGTGTGCGACCTAATCTGTGCCGTCAAACGCTCCGTGAGGCAAAAAAGCAAAGGAAAGATGCTAGTAGAGAAGATGTACGCAGAGGAGCAGTACTACCTGTCCGGTAATGGGAATCAAGGTGTGGACGCCAGTATGCCGCCGACTCAAGATGTGATGGCACCAGGAGTGTTCTGCAAACGAGGGATCAGAAACTCAAGCGGCGATGAAGCTGCTTCCATTCTTTTGGACGATGACCCTCCACCACCCTCAACACTTGGAGGAATGCCTACAATTGCTGGAATGCCTGGTTCCAACAACAATGATGACAGCAGTAGCTACCAGCCCACCCAAGAAGATGGGATGATAAGAGAAGGCAGTGAAGTGGCACTGTACCCCAGTGAGGCTTTGGGGACTCCTAGATCAATCAGAGTTAGTAAACGCGGTCGTCTCAAACCTCCTCCACCTCCACGAAGGGACAAACTAGCTGCTCAAGGTGCAATTGATGTCTCGGGAGCAACAGCGGTGTGTACCAGAAGACTAGGGCAATATACTTTGGTAGAAATGACCACTGGTGAGGACGTACCAACTTGCAATGGAGATGGACACGAGAAGAGGTCAGAATGGGTTTGA